The Mesomycoplasma hyopneumoniae J genome contains the following window.
ACTTATTTTTTCTCAACTACCTTTTATTAGTTCGAAAGAAGTGACTTTTGAACAATTTATCCCCATAATTAGTTATGCTTTTGCGATTTTAATTGGGTATATTGTTAAGTTTTCCGTTCAACTAACTAAAAAAAAGAAAAAAATATAAAAAAGTAGTTAATTTTTTACTTATTTAATAAATGTTTATTATAGTTTTTCTAATTTTATGTTTTTATTTTAAAAATACCAGAAAAAAGTAAATTTTTTCCTATTTTTAAAATAAAATCTAAAAAAATGTTGTATAATTTTTTTAGATTAAAAATAAAATGATATTTATTTTTCCTTTTTATATAAATTTAAACCAAAAACAGGAGTTATAATTTATGAAAATTATATCAATTGGGACAAATCATGCTGGAACTTCGTTTCTAAGAACATTAAAAACTATTTATCCGCAGGCTGAACTTGTTACTTATGATAGAAATACTGATATCTCATTTTTAGGCTGTGGAATTGCGCTTTGAGTTTCTGATGAATTCAGTGATCCATCCGGACTTTTTTATTCAAGTCCTGAGCAATTAAAAAGTATGGGAATTAGCGTTAATTTAGAACATGATGTAATAGGAATTGATCGTAAAAATAAGGAAGTTACTGTTAAAAACTTAGTTACTGGTCAAATTTTTAAGGATAATTATGATAAATTAGTGTTTGCTGGTGGAACTTGGCCAATTATTCCTCCATTTGAAGGAATTAGTCTTGAAAATATTTTGGTCTCCAAAACTTTTACCCATGCAAAAACCATTAAAGAAAAAGCGGTTGATCCATCTATAAAAAATGTAATTATTATTGGTGGAGGCTATATTGGGATTGAATTACTTGAAGCTTTTCATAAATATGGCAAAAAAACTACCTTGATTGATATGCAAGATCGAATTATCCCAAACTACTTTGATCATGAATTTACCCAAAAAATGGAGGAGAAAATTCGTGCTGAAGGGATAAATCTTCAATTCGGGCAAAAAGTTATGCGGTTTATCGCTGATGAAACAGGTAAAAAAGTAGCATTTGTTGAAACCGATAAAGGAAAATATGCCGCAGACCTTGTGATTTTAGCAATCGGCTTTTCTCCGAATACAAAAATTTTAGCTGATGTTGAAAAAACTCCAAATGGTGCTATCAAAGTTGATCAATTTCAACGTAGTTTAAGTGATGAAGATCTTTATGTAATTGGTGATTCAGCAGCTATGTTTCATAATGTAACTGAAAAACATGCTCATATTGCCTTAGCAACAAATGCCGTAAAATCAGGAATAGTTGCTGCTTTTCACCTTGCTGGTCGCAGTGATATTCCTTTTCCAGGTTATGTTGGAACTAATGCAATTTCCGTCTTCGGATTTAATTATGCATCAACTGGTTATTCTGAAAGAGGTTGTTCATTAATGGGGCTCGAGGAGGTTGCAACTGAATATCTTGAGGACTGAGATCGCCCTGAATTTATGCAGGAAAAAGCAAAAGTTTGAATTAAAATTACCTACCATAAACCAACTTTAAGATTACTTGGGGCCCAAATTGGATCATATGGGAAACAATTTAACCATACAGAAGTAATTTATTTTCTTTCCCTGGCAATCCAAAAAAGACTGAAATTAACAGAAATTGCTCTTTCAGATTTTTATTTTCTCCCCCATTTTAACAAACCGTTTAACTTTGTAGTTCAAGTAATTTTAAACGCTTTAGGGCTTAGTTATAATAAAAAATTAAAATAATTTTCTTAATTTTTTCCAATTTTCATTATTTAATAAAAACGGTTTCACTTTTAAAGTAAAACCGTTTTTTTACTTTTTATAAAATTTTAGTAAAAAAAAAAAAAAAAAAAAAAATGCAGCTTGAATTTTTAGGAAAATTTTTTTCAATTTTAAAAAAATACTATAAAATCAAGTGTATTTTTGTTTTTTAATTTAAAAACATCTTTTCAAATTCAGGTTCAGGATTAATACTAAAAGTCTTTGGAATTAAATCCTGGATTTGTCTAAGATCAATTGGACTAGATGAATATAGACTAAAAATTAATTGATCTTCTTGGACATATTCACCGGTTTCAACCTCAAGGGAGATTCCAGCCTCATAGTCAATTTTTTGGTTTAATTTTGTTCTCCCCCCACCTAAAAAAGCAACAATTTTTCCAAAAATCAAGGCATTTTCTCATTTAATATAACCATTTTGAGGTGCAAAAATTTGCTCTTTATAAGCGGGAATTCAAAAATTTGAGGACTGAATTAATGTCAGATTTCCACCTTGAGCACTTACCATTTTCAAAAAAAGTTCATAGGCTTGACCAGATTCAATTACATCTTTTACTTTTTCGCGGGCTTTTTCAATTTTAATTTTTTCAAGTTCTGTTAAGGTTTGAGCAACTAACTCGCTTGCAAATTCACTAAGTTGGGACTGATTTCCTTGAAGAATCGAAAGTGATTCAATAATTTCGTTTTTATTTCCAATCATTTTTCCTAGCGGTGCTTCCATGTTAGTGATTTTAACGATAGTTTTTTTTCCAAATTTTTTCCCTAACATTTTAATTTTACTAGCTAATTTTTTGGCTTTTGGCAGTTCAGTCATAAAAGCGCCATTACCACATTTCACATCAATAAGGATAACATCGGCCCCAGTTGCAATTTTTTTAGACATAATTGAACTAGCAATTAAAGGAATCGAGGAAACTGTCCCGGTGACATCTCGAAGAGCATAAATTTTTTTATCAGCCGGAACAAGTGCGTTTGATTGGGCAACAATTGCAAGTCCAATTTTTTGAACTTGTTCTAAAAAATTGGCCTCAGTTAATTGGGTTTTAAACCCAGGTATTGACTCTAATTTATCAATTGTTCCACCTGTAAAACCAAGTCCTCGTCCTGACATTTTTGCTACTTTATAACCAAGGGAAGCAAAAATAGGTCCAATAATTAAAGAAATTTTATCGCCAACTCCTCCTGTTGAGTGTTTATCAATTTTAATTCCGTTAATTTTCGAGAGATTAATTGTATTTCCTGAGGCGATAATTTCACGGGTAAAATAAAAAAGTTCATCATCATCAAGACCGTTAATTAAAATGGCCATTAAAAAAGCCGAAAATTGATAGTCAGTAATTAGGCCGCTTTGAAATCCGTTGATCATAAAATTAATTTCTTCAGCCGAAAGTTTATGTTTTTGTGATTTTTTTTCAATTATTTCGAATAAACTCATAATATTAAATAGCCTCAAGAGCAATTTCAATCATTTCCACAAATTTTTCCTGTCTTGTAACCGAATCAAGTTCAGATTTTGTGATTAAATTATCGGAAATAGTAAGAATTGAAGCTGCTTTTTTTCCGAGATAATTAGCGATTGTAAAGAGCGCAAAAGATTCCATCTCGACTGCTTTTGCCTTTGATAGTTCAATAGTTTTTTCTAAATTACGACTTGAGTAAAAAACATCGGTTGAGTGAATTCTTGTATAAAGTGGATTTAGTCCTAACTTTGTAGCACTATGGAATAAATTTGCTACTAAACCTGGATTAGGGTGGGCTAAATGTACTTTTTTTCCCGAAATAAGTGCGGGAAAAGAGCAAGAATCTGATCAGGCTGAATTAGCAATTACAAGTGAATAAACTTCAAGATCTTTATCATAAGAACCTGCTGAACCAATTCGAATTATTTTTTCAACATCATAAAATTTAAATAATTCATAGGCATAAATTCCAATTGATCCAGAACCCATTCCGGAAGCGGCAATAGTTACTTTTTTTCCTTTATATTCACCAGTAAAAATCAAATTATTTCGAACTTTTGAGACTAATTTAGCATCTTTTAGAAAATTTTTAGCAATAAATTCTGCCCTTAACGGGTCGCCAGGCATTAAAACTATCGGTGCAATTTCGTTTTTTTTAGCTTCAATATGTGCTGTCATTTTTTCTCCTTATGTTAATTATCAAGTGATATTATAATATAAAAAGGGCATTTTTGTTAGTATTTCTTTGCAAAAAATATCTAAACTTTTATTTTTCAATGATAGAACAGGTATGAATAATTCTAAAATTAATCGCAAGCAAACTAAAAAAACAACCAAAAACTAGGCCAAAACTGTAATAAGTAATACCAAATTCAATTAAATTATATAGATTAAAAATTATTAAAGAGATAAAAGATAAAATTATCAAAATAAAATAAATTCTATTATTCTTTTTTAGATAAAAATTGCAGATATCTTTTTGAAATTTAACATCTTTAAGTAAACTATTTTTTCAAAAAATTGGAGCAATTTTATCCAAAAAAGTCAAAAAAATAAAAATTATTAGCAAAATTCCGCTTAAACTATTAAGGCTAACAAAACTAATAAAATTTAAGCTTTGGAGGTAATGATAATAAATAAGGTTTTCAAAGATCGAAATAGCAAAACTGAAAAGAGCCAAAAGCCAGCTAAATTTTGTTCAAAACATAAATGAAGAACTATTCTTTTGTCTTTTTATTCAACTTGTTCGCTAAATTTTACCATCTTTGCCTAAAAAAACCAAGCAAAATGGAAAAATTTAGGAAAAAGTGCTTATTTTTCCTTTTTTTTAGTTTTTTCGCCAGTTTTTCTTAATATTGGTACGGCAAATTTAAAACTTGATTCCGGCTTGATCTTACTCATTCGGGTTTTTAGCAGTTTGTTGCGCCTCTCCTTTTGTTCTTTCCAAATCCTCATTGTTATTTATATTTGTTTTTTCGTTATTATCTTCTTCCTCTGATGATATTAATTGTTTATCTGCATAATCCGCACCGAATATCAGTTTATTATATGCATCAGGATCATTTTTAAAATCCACAAATTCAACTTTTTGGGGATTTTCATTTTGAATTTCTTCCTCTATTTCTTCAATCTCTACAATCTCTAAATTTTGTTCTTGTATTAGGTTTTTTTCTTCCTCGCTCAT
Protein-coding sequences here:
- a CDS encoding FAD-dependent oxidoreductase; this translates as MKIISIGTNHAGTSFLRTLKTIYPQAELVTYDRNTDISFLGCGIALWVSDEFSDPSGLFYSSPEQLKSMGISVNLEHDVIGIDRKNKEVTVKNLVTGQIFKDNYDKLVFAGGTWPIIPPFEGISLENILVSKTFTHAKTIKEKAVDPSIKNVIIIGGGYIGIELLEAFHKYGKKTTLIDMQDRIIPNYFDHEFTQKMEEKIRAEGINLQFGQKVMRFIADETGKKVAFVETDKGKYAADLVILAIGFSPNTKILADVEKTPNGAIKVDQFQRSLSDEDLYVIGDSAAMFHNVTEKHAHIALATNAVKSGIVAAFHLAGRSDIPFPGYVGTNAISVFGFNYASTGYSERGCSLMGLEEVATEYLEDWDRPEFMQEKAKVWIKITYHKPTLRLLGAQIGSYGKQFNHTEVIYFLSLAIQKRLKLTEIALSDFYFLPHFNKPFNFVVQVILNALGLSYNKKLK
- a CDS encoding thymidine phosphorylase yields the protein MSLFEIIEKKSQKHKLSAEEINFMINGFQSGLITDYQFSAFLMAILINGLDDDELFYFTREIIASGNTINLSKINGIKIDKHSTGGVGDKISLIIGPIFASLGYKVAKMSGRGLGFTGGTIDKLESIPGFKTQLTEANFLEQVQKIGLAIVAQSNALVPADKKIYALRDVTGTVSSIPLIASSIMSKKIATGADVILIDVKCGNGAFMTELPKAKKLASKIKMLGKKFGKKTIVKITNMEAPLGKMIGNKNEIIESLSILQGNQSQLSEFASELVAQTLTELEKIKIEKAREKVKDVIESGQAYELFLKMVSAQGGNLTLIQSSNFWIPAYKEQIFAPQNGYIKWENALIFGKIVAFLGGGRTKLNQKIDYEAGISLEVETGEYVQEDQLIFSLYSSSPIDLRQIQDLIPKTFSINPEPEFEKMFLN
- a CDS encoding purine-nucleoside phosphorylase, yielding MTAHIEAKKNEIAPIVLMPGDPLRAEFIAKNFLKDAKLVSKVRNNLIFTGEYKGKKVTIAASGMGSGSIGIYAYELFKFYDVEKIIRIGSAGSYDKDLEVYSLVIANSAWSDSCSFPALISGKKVHLAHPNPGLVANLFHSATKLGLNPLYTRIHSTDVFYSSRNLEKTIELSKAKAVEMESFALFTIANYLGKKAASILTISDNLITKSELDSVTRQEKFVEMIEIALEAI